The sequence below is a genomic window from Deltaproteobacteria bacterium.
AACTTTGATTATTACCAAGGTGGCGTCGTCTTCTAACGGTCGTCCTCCTCGGAAACGATGCAGCTTTTCAAAAATGGCCTCCAGGATCTCTTCGGCACCAGCACCAGTGTTTTCGCCAATGATTTCATAAATGGAATTCTTCCCGAACATCCTGCCCTTGCAGTCACGGGCCTCCCATATTCCATCAGTACCCAGTATGATGATTTGTCCCTCTTTCAAACCGGACCTTGTATTTTCTTTGTACTGCCACTGGGCATCTACGCCAAGCGCAATGCCATCTCCGGAGAGTTCCTCGAAGCCTGCCTTTTCTGGATCATACAAGATGGCCGGGTCATGTCCGGCACGTACCCAATGCAGAGTTCTGTTTGGCCGGTCGAGCATGAGATAAAACAGGGTCATAAATTGCCCTGAGTCATTAACATCAAGCGTCAGGTGCCGGTTTACATCGGAAACAATGTCCTCGGCGGTTCCGCCGGTGGCAAAGCGTTGCCGGAGGAAAGCTCGTGCCGTAGCCATCAGAATCGTTGAGGCTATGCCGTGGCCCGAGACATCGCCTATGACAACTGCAACCTTTTCCTGCCAGGTTTCGTCACCAGTCAGAAAATCATAGTAGTCTCCACCCGTTTCCTCACAGGAGATGCTTCGCATTGCAATATCAAACCCTTTTACTAGAGGAGCGGTTCTTGGCATAAGATCATTCTGGACTTCTCTGGCGAGGGCTAGAGAAGTGCGCGTCCTGTTTATATAGTTGTGGTGAGTGACGATCTCTTCATATTGTTCAATGCCTTTGGTTATGGCTTCAGCTAATGCATTCGTAGGGCACGGCTTAAGGAGAAACCTGAAAACATTTCCATCATTGATTGCCTGGATAACTGCTGGTAGATCAGCATGTCCTGTGAGCATTATGCGAATGGTATGAGGAGCAATTTTCTTCACGCGGGAAAAAAACTCTATCCCATGCATTTCGGGCATCTGAAAGTCAGAGACAATAACATCGTAGGGTCCATTCGCTGCGACAAGCTTCAGGCCTTCTTTGCCACTTAATGCTGTGTCGATGTGAAATTGCTTTCTGAACTTGCGCTTAATTGCGGCAAGTATGTCAGCGTCATCATCTACCAGAAGGACCCTATTTGCCATCATTTTTTCAGTTACTGGCAGTTCATCGAAAGATTGATCAAAGTTGAAAGGTACTGCGTTGGCTCTTGAAGCATACTGCAAGGTGTAGTAGAGATTTCATCTTCTACTCTTTTCCCATGTTGGCGCAAGCAGACAACATACAGTTGCTCTGATACTTATTAATTCTAAAAAGGCTTTTCTCTTTCAAGGTAAACACAAATTATGAAGAAGATTCTGTTTGTTATTTATTTGATGTGATCAAGTAATTTGCCGTAATCTTCTCCATCGTCATCATCTATGATGATTGTTCCACTGTCGTCAGTCTCAACCGCAGTAATACCAGGATATTCTTTTTCCAGGTTTTTGAGAAATATAGACTGACGTCTTACGGTTTTTAAAAGCAACTTATTTTCAGCTTTGAGTTTTTTCTGCTGCAGTGCCTGACGGATTGTTACTGCGAGATCAACATCATTCCAGGGTTTTGAAAAAAAACGGTAAATTTGCCCTTCGTTGATAGCTTGCATTGCGGCATCAAGACTTGCGTGTCCAGTTAACATGATCCTGATGGTATCAGGATAATCTAGAGAAACAATGCTGAGCAATTCCGATCCTGACATACCTGGCATCTTATCGTCAGAGATGACAACATCAATGGCTTCACGATCGAGAATGCTCAGAGCCTGGTTGGCGGAACTGGCAGTGAGGATCTCATATGGCTCCTTGCGGAGCACACGTTTCAACCCTTCGGTAACATGAGGTTCGTCGTCAACAATGAGAACTTTGTGACTCATCTTTTCCTTTCTCCTGTTGATGGCGCAGCTGAAAAGGTTTCTCTCAGACTTCTAACTGCGATAGTCCCCAGAATTAGTTTTTGAAGCTCAATACCTCCTGAAAATTTCTTCGGACACTAGTCCGTTAAGCAAAGATCATGCCTTTATACATCCCGCCTCGGAGGCTCTCATTTTCTGACTTTTTGAGGGTCTTTATTGACTTTTACATTAGTGTCTTTCCAATTTGTGCCTGTACGGGCCATTAAGCGACGTGGCAGCGGGAATGCCAGTGGCCAGTGAAATATCCCCCAGATTTGTATGCTGGCAAGTGGCTAAGCTAGCAACGATGTCTTATGAATCACCCCTTGGAGTGACTGCGGCCGTGGATATGGTTATCCTTCCGGTCATCTTCGCGTCTCGAACTCTGCCCACGTACTGTTCAAGTACCTCTTTAGTCCTGTCCGGGGACAGTGCGGGACGGTATTTCGGTGGGACGCCCATCTTGACGGTCTCGCAACGCCAATTCATGAAATATCCGAACTAGAGTATCTATATAATATTATGTGGGTAATTGGCATTATTCTTGAATGATGTTTTGCTGGATAATTTGGCAAAAACACGCTTTCTTGATGAGCTGCAACTGGAAAAC
It includes:
- a CDS encoding response regulator, which translates into the protein MSHKVLIVDDEPHVTEGLKRVLRKEPYEILTASSANQALSILDREAIDVVISDDKMPGMSGSELLSIVSLDYPDTIRIMLTGHASLDAAMQAINEGQIYRFFSKPWNDVDLAVTIRQALQQKKLKAENKLLLKTVRRQSIFLKNLEKEYPGITAVETDDSGTIIIDDDDGEDYGKLLDHIK
- a CDS encoding SpoIIE family protein phosphatase, producing MMANRVLLVDDDADILAAIKRKFRKQFHIDTALSGKEGLKLVAANGPYDVIVSDFQMPEMHGIEFFSRVKKIAPHTIRIMLTGHADLPAVIQAINDGNVFRFLLKPCPTNALAEAITKGIEQYEEIVTHHNYINRTRTSLALAREVQNDLMPRTAPLVKGFDIAMRSISCEETGGDYYDFLTGDETWQEKVAVVIGDVSGHGIASTILMATARAFLRQRFATGGTAEDIVSDVNRHLTLDVNDSGQFMTLFYLMLDRPNRTLHWVRAGHDPAILYDPEKAGFEELSGDGIALGVDAQWQYKENTRSGLKEGQIIILGTDGIWEARDCKGRMFGKNSIYEIIGENTGAGAEEILEAIFEKLHRFRGGRPLEDDATLVIIKVTAS